In Pieris napi chromosome 8, ilPieNapi1.2, whole genome shotgun sequence, the genomic stretch TTTCTTCTTCTCGCTGCAAAATATTAGGGAAATTTCCCGTCGTTTGGAGTTGCTAAACGATGCTCCAAAAAGGTTCCTCTCGTTCTCACCTTTTCGACGGCCAGCGCGTTCTTTTGCAAGAAACAGATCCCTTGATGCAGCGACGAGGAGCGATGGTGCGACAGAGCGCACAGGAAGGGCGGCTCCGGAGTCACCTCGTAGCAATATATGGTCGAGTCGCCCTGCGAAGGAGTCGGGACGATGAGCGGGACGTCGCGAGGAGAGGTCGACGGTCGCGAGAGGAAATCTCACCCGGCCCGTCAGGAACAGAGTGCCGGAGTCGTGGTCGATGTGCGTCAGCAGAATCGCCGGCGAGACGTCCAGGCCGACCGTGCAGACGGGCGCCGACAGGTCGGCGGCCTTGTACAGCAGGATCTGGCGCTCGGACACCCTGAAACACGTCGACCGTGAGAGCTCGGCGGCGCCCGGCGAGCGAGATTCGAAATCGGCGCTCCGCCCGACTCACTTGTCGAAGCCCGTGACCACGAGGTGCGAGTCCCGCAGCGCCCACACGAGCCGCGCCCCTCGTCCGCCCGCGGCGCTCCGGCCCCGGCGCAGCGGCTCGCTCGACGCCCGCGGCTCGTAAATCTGCGAAAGATCGGCGACACGTCACGCGCCACCCGCTTCTGGGGGCCGGCGGGGGCCGACCGCCCCGTCACTCACCCTGACGTAGCCGTCCCGGCAGACGGTCGCGAGGTACTCGCCGTACTGCGACCAGGCGAGCGCGAAGATCTGGTCGGCGTGGCCGGCGAGCGTGATGGCCGCCGTCGGCGGCTCGGCGGCGAGGTCCCAGATCTTCACCGAGTGGTCGTGCGCGGCGGTGGCCAGCAGGTCGGAGGCGGTCGGGTGGAAGCGGATCGCGTAGATCTTGTCCGCGTGCGCGGCGAACGTCCGCTCGGGTTCGCTCGTCGGGGCGGTGAGGCCGCCGTCGGGCACGATCCACTCGCGGATCGCGCCGTCGTCGCAGGCGACGAGGAGGCGCTCCGGCCGGAAGGGGTCGAAGGCGAAGTCCTGCAGGGCCGCCGGGTGCAGCAGGGCGGGCGGGTGCAGGCCGGCGGGGTGCGAGGGCGGCGCCGTGGCGAAGGGCGTGGCGCCCGTCGGCAGCTCCACGACGGCCACCCGGCCGCCGCCGGCGCCGGCGCTCACCGGGACGGCGCAGCGGACGGCGTTCGCTGGAGGAGATTCGTCGATCAGTCGGATTCGTCTCGGACGCGGCGGGAGTCGAGCGGAGGAACTCACCGCAGAATCCGTCGCACTCCCCGGAGATCTGTCGGCTGACGTTCTTGATGTTCTCGACGTGGGTCGACTTGTGCCCCGGCGTGCCCTTCAGGTGACGGAACTTGGACACTTTACCTGGAAAAGATTTTCCAAAAGTTACGGACGTATTTAGTTCCCGACCCTCACGTTTTATGTTCTTTTCGGTCGGTTAGATCTAAAatcgaattaaatattattaagttaataataatatattagcatcggttcgtatttttttacttcccCGAAGCCCAAACGGATAATCGAACTCACCGAAAACGGTCGAAGTGCGTTTGGTGGCGACGTTCGGAACGGACGAACGTTTCTCCTCTCGATCTGGACTCTTGCGAGACTTCAAGGAGTCCCTTCGCCTGTAAAACGGGACAATGAAATAGCGCGAAGAGTAGAGCCTACGAGGCGGGGAAGGCGAGAGGGTCGCACCTGAGCGGGGCGGGCGAGAGAGGCGCCTCCGCCTCGGGCGCGGAGCTCAGGGAGCGCACTTCGTATGCTCGTCGCCGATCCGCGATCGACTTCACTCCGCTGAAACGACGCAAGCGGAGGGAATTAGGTCAGAACCGATACCGAAACGAGAGAGACGCAAAGATTTCTCACTCCGTGGTCTCGAAGAGGCGGCGTCGGTCGGCGGTGGTCGGCGTCTTGGGCCCGGGTCCCCCGTCCGAGCCGTCGAGATCTTCTTCGACGCTCGCGTCGGATTTGCCGTTCGTGTACTCTTCTGAAACAGAGCATCGGTTGTAGACCTTTCCGGTCACCGTGGACCATTGCGGGGCCTCCGACTGACCTTTGGGCGCGACTTCCGCGTCGGCGGCGGGAGAGAGAGACTTCTCGTCGTCGGCCTCTCGGGAGACGGGAGTCGTCGTCGCCGGAGAGCTCGAAATCGGCGCCGACGCCGGCGGAGTGGCTGCGAGCGAGATTCGATCGATGAAAAGGGAGAAGGTCGGCGGGTTCGTCCGGTGACACACTACTTACAGGAATCGCTCTTGTCGACTCCGGGAACGGCCGGCACGGAGAATACTCTGTCGAAGGAAAACTCTTCGGTTCCCGTCGAGGCCGAAAAGGGTTTCGGGCCGAGGCGGGGCTGAAATAGTCaagtataaattaatcgacACAATAGCAACGGTATTGAAATGGCGGGATGATAAGTTCTCTGCTCCCTCAGACGTTGATAATACTGGTAGCGAACAGCCGACGTTCAGTATTCAAAGGCGCTGGTTTTTggcataaacaaatatatttaaacgacTGCTCTACTCGCGACTAGAGTACCTTATAGCCCGAAACGGGCGCCGCCGTAGTCCTGGGTTTCGGTTTGGGCGCCTCACCGTCGTCGGCGGCCGAGCCGGCCTCCGATATGGAAGACCTGGGCAGAGGCTTCGGGGCTTGGATCCCGTTCATTGAACTTTCGCTCGACTCCGAATCCGTCTTATCTAAGCTGTCTCTTTTCGAATCTTCTTTTTCCTCGTGCCCGTTACTTTTCTTAAGGAATCCGTTTTCCTTCGAGTGTTCTTTCGGCTCTGTCTTTTGCTTCTCCATGCCTTTGATCATGTCTTTGACGTTTACGAAATCTATTCTGTCGTCTTCTCTGTCGGGGGTCGCGATCGGGGGCTCGGGCGGTTTCGCGTCTGCGTGTGTTTGCgtcactatttttttatcactttTCTTTTGGATCGGCATCgctagtatttttttcactaACTCTTCCAAATCGCCACGGTGTACCTGCCGtgaattacatattaaatagcGGACACTCattatgatattaatataaattgacaaACTAATTGAGCATTACTTACGCAA encodes the following:
- the LOC125051611 gene encoding coronin-7 isoform X1, producing MAWRFKASKYKNAAPIVPKPEACVRDVCVGSYQTYGNNICASASFMAFNWEHVGSSMAVLPLDDCGRKSKTMPLLHAHSDTITDMDFSPFHDGILLTGSQDSLVKVWHIPPEGLKESISTPECSLSQKQRRVENVGFHPVADGLIHVASGHELALWDLTKQKEAFVNRDHTEVIQSTSWKKDGKLVATSCKDKKVRILDPRVESPVLSVANSHQNIKDSRLVWLGDSDRVLTTGFDSARLRQIMIRDVRNLTQAQKTLELDCSTGVLMPLFDPDTNMLFLAGKGDTTILYMELTDKEPYLIEGLRHSGEQTKGACLVPKRALRVMEGEVNRVMQLTGSCVVPIMYQVPRKSYREYHADLYPDTCGAATFLSAPMWLDGLDHPVPAISLHPEANNCTQVHRGDLEELVKKILAMPIQKKSDKKIVTQTHADAKPPEPPIATPDREDDRIDFVNVKDMIKGMEKQKTEPKEHSKENGFLKKSNGHEEKEDSKRDSLDKTDSESSESSMNGIQAPKPLPRSSISEAGSAADDGEAPKPKPRTTAAPVSGYKPRLGPKPFSASTGTEEFSFDRVFSVPAVPGVDKSDSSTPPASAPISSSPATTTPVSREADDEKSLSPAADAEVAPKEEYTNGKSDASVEEDLDGSDGGPGPKTPTTADRRRLFETTDGVKSIADRRRAYEVRSLSSAPEAEAPLSPAPLRRRDSLKSRKSPDREEKRSSVPNVATKRTSTVFGKVSKFRHLKGTPGHKSTHVENIKNVSRQISGECDGFCANAVRCAVPVSAGAGGGRVAVVELPTGATPFATAPPSHPAGLHPPALLHPAALQDFAFDPFRPERLLVACDDGAIREWIVPDGGLTAPTSEPERTFAAHADKIYAIRFHPTASDLLATAAHDHSVKIWDLAAEPPTAAITLAGHADQIFALAWSQYGEYLATVCRDGYVRIYEPRASSEPLRRGRSAAGGRGARLVWALRDSHLVVTGFDKVSERQILLYKAADLSAPVCTVGLDVSPAILLTHIDHDSGTLFLTGRGDSTIYCYEVTPEPPFLCALSHHRSSSLHQGICFLQKNALAVEKVEFARALRLTNGNVEPLSFTVPRIKSELFQDDLFPPTLVTWRSWQTGRRWLERRPATPEVASLQPPGMEPLSARAAPPAAPKGKPKPDLVEAHVPLDAKEKQNSIMKSMSARVTVNLKLEQDAMEGVDDSEWEQ